The sequence CCCGAGTAAACAGTGCGCAATTGAAATGGTGATTGTCGGGGCGTAATACGCGAAAGGTTCCGTGAGAGCCGCGACGATGACGAGATGTCCGATGACGGGGCTCAGAACGAGCAGCGCGATCGGCGCGTGGGCAAGCAGCATGGGCGAGATTGCGGCCCCGACAATCCGGCCGGCCATCATGACCACGAACGCGCCGCCCAGAATTTTTGCTTGCATCGCCGCTTTCGCGTTCGCTTTTTCCGCAGGCTTTGCTTCTTCGTGGACGGCCACGGAGCGAGCATGTTACATGAATGTGCGTCGCGCCAGTGGCGTCGCCTCGGCGCCTTCATTTTTTGTACGTCCCATGAGCCTTGTCACTCGAAGCGCCGCGTTTGCCCTCGCCCTTGGATTCGTTTCCGCAGCGTCACCTGCGCGCGCAGACACATCTTCGACTGCGGTCACCCTGACCCCGCAGCTCGTGCACCATTTCGACTATCACGCAAACGTCACGATTTCACCGAGCGGCCGCGTCGTGGCGTCGCTGCACCGAGGCAGCATTCATATTTGGGACGTTGAAACGGGCACTATTTTGCGGACGCTCTCGCCGCCGGGCGCGCCAACGTTTGCCTTTACAAACGATGGCGAAAACATCCGGTACTTGTATCCGTCGATCGTCGACGGCAAAGGGACGCTATTTTCGGGCACGTGGGACCTCGCGACCGGAAAGTCTTCGCAAAAACTCGTCCGCGCGGGGCTCTTCGTGACAACCATCCTCGCAGGAGGTCAGCGCGCAATTCTCGGCGAAAATCCGAGCGGGATCATTCATGTATACGATATTGAAAACGACAAAATCATAAAATCATTCGGGCTCCGTCCTCCCACGCCGTTTTCACCCGGACAACTCGATCCGCGGCTGGTGCTGAGTCTCAGCGTCTCGAAAAACGGCGAATCGGTGCTGGTCGAGCGAAATGACGGTTCTTGCGAATTGTGGGATGTCGACCGCGGCTCCAAGCGATACGAAGTAAAACGTCCTCATCCAACGACGCGCATTGGAATGGCTGCCGACGGCTCGCGCGCCGTATACACCAAACCAAGCGCCCCTGGCGGCGGAACGGCGCTCGATGTCGTGGATGCGCGAGCCGGAACGCTGCTTCGAACGATTCCCATGCAGCGAGACATGGTCGTAGGACTTGCCATTTCAGCCGATGGACGCAAAGCAATGACGGCGCTCGCCACCGGCAAGTTTCGCGTGTGGAACCTCGATACTGGCTCCGAGCTGAGCTCGATTTCGATTCCATCCATGGATACGGTGCCCACCGCCGCTCTTTCGTTCATTTCGGATGATCGCGTCGTTTTTGGAAGCACGGGACGGCTGGAGATCTGGGACGTCACGCGATGGCAAAAATTGCAGGCGTTCAGCGAAGACAAAAGCGCCGTCAATATGATCACGACAGCGGCCATATCACCTGCATTCGATCGCGCCATTTCTGCCGGATTCGACGGGAAAACCCTGCGCTATTCGTCATGGGACTTGTCGAGCCTCGGATGGCTCGGGTACTTTCCTGTATCCACATCGAACGCTACTGCCGTGATCGCGGCCAATGCTTCGCGCGCTTGGGCTCCGAGCTCGAATGGATTTTCGGTGCTGGATTTGCGAACGCAAACTCCGCGAAACATCATGCGGGACACGGGTACGTTCATAGGTGGGTTCTTCGCGGTCTCGGGCAATGGGAAGAAGATGATCGTGAGCGGTCATCGTCGCGGCTCCGATCCCATCTCGAACCAGACGTGGAACGAAATTGTGCTTTCGGAATGGGATGCAGAATCTGGCGCAAAAATCGACAAGCTCGTGCGAAGGAAGGATTCCGTATCGCAAACGGTCTTGGCGGCATCGGACGACGGGCGGTTCGTCGTAACGAACGATTACGATATGCTCATCCGGCGCAAAACCGTTCATTTGTGGGATCTCACGCGGGACACGCTCGTCTCCGCGTTCGACATGAGCCGAGCAAGCTACGCCAATGCAACGATTTCCGCGGACGGTAAAACGCTGGGCATTGCATTCATGGAGGAATCGAAGCCGGGCAGCCATACCGTGCAGATCATCGATGCACCAAGCGGGAAAGTGCGCCTGAAAACGGCATCCAGCATCGTCGGGCTGGCGCAAACCATGACGTTTTCTCCCAGTGGCGACAAGCTCGCTTTGGGTAGCGTGACGATCGAAGTGTTCGATACGAAAACGGGGGCATTGCTTCATACTTTTCGAGGTGACACGCAATGGGTCAAGTCGCTCGCATTTTCGCCGGATGGAAACTACTTGCTTGCGGCAGGTCAAGGCGGATCGGTCATCCTGTATCGCTTTGACAAACCTGCATCGGTCACGATGATATCGTCTGGCGACGAATGGCTCGTCTACGACGGTGACGGGTATTTCGACGCTTCGCGCAAAGGCGGATCGCTCGTGGCTGCAGTCGACGGTCTGCGATCTCATCGCATCGACCAGCTTGCCGTACGGAGCAATCGGCCTGATTTGCTGCTCGAACGGATGGGCCTCGGCGATCCGGACATCATTGCGCATTTTCGATCCCGTTATCAGCGGCGCCTCGAAAAATTGGGCATAGCCGACGAATCGGCGTTACCGACGTTCAGCACGACGCCCGAAGTGACGCTCGATCGCGTGGATGTCGAGGGCTCCGTGGCGACCGTGAAATTCCACGTGGTTGCGCGAGGTACGGAACTATTACGTTACAACATTTTCGTCAACGACGTGCCACTGTTCGGTGCGCTTGGCAAACCTACGTCGGGAAAAACCCAGCACCTCGAAGAACGAATCGAGCTCGGATCGGGGCGTAACAAGATCGAAGTCAGCGCGCTCGATGTGCGCGGCGGTGAATCGTTACGTGCGGTGCGGGTCGTCGAGCGAAAGGAGGCGGCAAAAGGCGATCTTTATTATTTGGCATTCGGAGTATCCAAATACAAAAATTCCAAATACGACCTCGGATATCCGCACAAGGACGTGACGGATCTTGGGGACGTGTTACGAGCGGGTGCGGGTCATACGTTTACGAACGTGCATGTGCGGACGTATGTCAATGAAGCGGCGACGGTAGAAAACGTGCGCAAGGCAAAGGATTTTTTGCAGAAATCGACGGTGGAGGACACGGTGGTGCTTTTCATTGCCGGTCACGGGCTCCATGCGAACGATGCTGCTGCGGATTATTATTTTGCGACGCACGAGGTCGATCCGACGCGGCTATCGGAGACGGCTGCTCCTTTCGACGTCGTCGAAGATTTGCTCATGGGCATTCGTTCACGCAAGAAACTTTTTTTGATGGATACGTGCGAATCTGGCGAGCGAGAGAAGGACGAAGCGCCTTCGAGCGGGATTGCAGCCGCGGCCCGAGCGCTCGTTGCTCGATCGGCAAGGCAGCTCGAGCTCGACGTGGCACGAGCGACGCCATCGCGAGGAGCGCCCAGACGGAAGATCTACGATCGTGAACGATACATCTACAACGACTTGTCGCGGCGCTCGGGCGCGATTGTCATTTCATCGTCGCGAGGCTCCGAATATTCGTACGAGCTCGAAGAAATTGCCAATGGCGTTTTCACGGAAGAGATCCTGCTGGCGCTCACGACCGACCGAGCGGACGATAATCGCGACGGATTGGTTTCGACGGACGAACTGCGGGCGCACGTTGGTCGCGCCGTTCCGGAACGAACGGACGATCAACAGCATCCGACGGTGGACCGAGACAATTTGGACGCCGTGTTTGCGTTTCCCGTCGTCACGGTCGCGGCCAATGTCGTAGCGCGAACCGACATACCGCACGGGATATCCGCCATGGCTGGCGCTCGCGAGGAAAAATCGAATGTCAAAGCGGCCCCCGCTCCAGCGCCTCGCCCACACGCATGTGGATGTGACATGACGGCACGTAATGGCATGGAAACGAGCATCATTGCAGGCATTTTCGTCGCTGCCCTTGCCATGCTGCGTCGAGCAAAAAAACGACGTTGATTTCCTCTCCTTGCAGAAGAATGCCGATCCGCATCATCGTGCGTGGGCGTGGACGGACTTAGCCAGTTGAGCTTGATTCAACCGTTGACCCTTGACGGGCGCACGTATTTCGGTTATGCCCAACGCATGCGAACTTACACCAAAACCTTGGGCGCTTTTTTCTTGGTTCCACTCTTGGCCGTCATTGGTTGCGGCCCCACTGACAACAACACCACCGGCGGCGGTGGGGGCGGAGGCGAAGGGGGAAGCGGCGGCAGCGGCGGCAGCGGAAATGCCGGGTCGCTCGACCAGGTTGCACAAGAGGTTTCCAAAGCGTTCTGCGCGAACGCGGTCGACTGTCACACGGCCGAAAGCGAGGCCGATTGTCTGGCGGCGTCGAATGCCCAAGTCGAAGCAATCGAGGCATACGTCGCCAATGGAACGGTCATCTACCATCCCGAAAAGCTCGATGCGTGCCTTGCCGCGTTGAAAGGCGCATTTTCATGCTCGATCTCCAGTGCCATCAATGCCGACCCGGAAAGTAGCATCACCGGCGCGTGCAACGCCGTTTTCGAAGGCACGGTGCAGGAGAATGGCGCCTGTTTCGACGACGAACAATGCGTGTCGAACGATTGCGAGACCGATCCGAACTGCATGGAGCAGTGTTGCGAAGGAAAATGCGCCCCGGCGATGGCCGAGCCCACGCCCGCAAAGATTGGCGAATCGTGCGCCGGCGCAGATTGCGAATCCGGTGCGTACTGCCAGACCGACATGATGGGCATGCCCACGACATGCGCCGCGAAAATCGCAATGGGACAACCGTGTAGTGACGTCTATTCCTGCGCGGCACCTGGCGTATGCAACATCGATTTCCAATCGGGCATGGGCACCTGCGCCGTGCCTCCTGCCGAAGGCGCTACGTGCAATCCGAACACGGTTTTCCCGTGCGATCGCCTCGATAACGTCTGCGACCAAGCGTCGATGAAATGCGTCCTGAAGGGCGTCGACGGTGCGGCCTGCACGGATAGCGGCGATTGCGTCGAATACGCGCATTGCGACGCCGGAGGAAAGTGCGCCAAGGACCCCGGCAAGGACGCAGCCTGCGATGCGATGGACGACAACTGCTTGGGCGATCTCCAGTGCATCAACGGCACATGCGGATTCGCGCCCACGGTCGTCTGCCAGTAATCGTCAACCGATGGCACCGCCGTCGATGACGAGCGCCTGCCCCGTAATGCCTCCCGCAGATTCACTCGCCAAGTAATACGCAAATTCAGCGACCTCTTCGGGCTCCAGCATCCGACCAAGCGGAACGGAGCGCGCAAGTGCAGCTTCGTCGAACCCGAGGTCTCGCATGCGGCCTTCAGCCATCGGCGTACGCGTCCATCCCGGGCAAATGGCATTGACCGTAATGCCACGCGGCGCCACGAGCTGCGCCAAAGCACGCGTAAATCCGATGACGCCATGCTTCGCCGCCGTGTATGCCGTTTGATCCGGTACGCCTTTCAAACCGAGCACCGAAGCGATGTTGATGATGCGGCCTCGGCGGTCCGGCAAATGCGGAAGCGCATGCTTGCAAACGTAATACGTGCCGTGGAGATTGACGCCCATGACTTCGTGCCAAAACGAATCGTCACCATCCGGATCGAGCACATTCGTCCCCGCCAAACCTGCATTGTTGATGACGACGTCGATTTTACCAAACCGCTCGACGATCGATGCAATGGAGCGTTTCACTTGGTCGGCGCTCTTCACGTCGCATTCGGTGCCGAGATGGACGTGAGGCGATTCGAGCTTGGTCCGCGCGCATGCCGTAACGACAAACCCGCCGCGATGAAACCGCGCCGCAAGAGCCGCTCCAATGCCGCGCGATGCCCCAGTGATGAATACGACAGGGGCACTCATTGAGCCACACCTCCGCCATCGACCGGAATGATGGTGCCGGTCATGAACGATGCCGCATCGGACGCGAGAAACGTAACGACCCAGGCGATTTCGCGAGGATTGGCGAAGCGACCGAGAGGAATTGCAGCTTGATACACGCGCGACAGATCTTCGCCACGCATGGCCGACAATTCCTCGACGACTTTGCGCAGCATGGGCGTATCCGTGCTTCCCGGCGCTACGCAATTGACGCGAATTTTCTTCGGACCCCAATCGAGCGCCGAGCTCATCGTGAGCTGCGCCAAAGCTGCTTTGGATGCACCGTAAATCGAGCTATCCCGCTTTCCAATGAATGCCTGATCGCTCGCGTTGTTCACGATGGCCCCGCCCCCCGCACGGATCATGTGCGGAATCACGGCCTTCATCAGCAGAAAGGGCGCTTCGAGGTTCACCGCGAGCACGTCCTTCATCTCTTGAATGCTCGTATTGAGCAAATTCCCGAGATGCGTGACTCCGGCATTGTTGATCAAAATGTCGATTCGTCCTTCACGAGCGGCGACATCATCCACGTGCTGCCCAAGCGATTCGAGGTTGCGCAAATCGACGTCGGGCAGGTCGAACCCGTGCACGCGCACGCCGTGTTCGACGAGCAGCGCAGCGACGGCTTGCCCGATGCCGCTCCGATGCCCCGTCACAATGGCCACTTTTTTGTCGAGTCCCGGTAACATAGGACCCGACGTAGCACGCGCCCAGCTCGTTTGCCAAACGAATTCTTCAAGGCATGGGATGAGCTTCGAAGAAATCGAGAATATATTCGCTGGCGACCAGATCTCCCACGCCCATCGCACTGCCTCCGGCGGGCCATTCGTGACTGCCTCCATCGATGGTGCAGAGCTCGACATCGGCATTGCACTG is a genomic window of Polyangiaceae bacterium containing:
- a CDS encoding SDR family oxidoreductase, which translates into the protein MSAPVVFITGASRGIGAALAARFHRGGFVVTACARTKLESPHVHLGTECDVKSADQVKRSIASIVERFGKIDVVINNAGLAGTNVLDPDGDDSFWHEVMGVNLHGTYYVCKHALPHLPDRRGRIINIASVLGLKGVPDQTAYTAAKHGVIGFTRALAQLVAPRGITVNAICPGWTRTPMAEGRMRDLGFDEAALARSVPLGRMLEPEEVAEFAYYLASESAGGITGQALVIDGGAIG
- a CDS encoding caspase family protein, whose amino-acid sequence is MSLVTRSAAFALALGFVSAASPARADTSSTAVTLTPQLVHHFDYHANVTISPSGRVVASLHRGSIHIWDVETGTILRTLSPPGAPTFAFTNDGENIRYLYPSIVDGKGTLFSGTWDLATGKSSQKLVRAGLFVTTILAGGQRAILGENPSGIIHVYDIENDKIIKSFGLRPPTPFSPGQLDPRLVLSLSVSKNGESVLVERNDGSCELWDVDRGSKRYEVKRPHPTTRIGMAADGSRAVYTKPSAPGGGTALDVVDARAGTLLRTIPMQRDMVVGLAISADGRKAMTALATGKFRVWNLDTGSELSSISIPSMDTVPTAALSFISDDRVVFGSTGRLEIWDVTRWQKLQAFSEDKSAVNMITTAAISPAFDRAISAGFDGKTLRYSSWDLSSLGWLGYFPVSTSNATAVIAANASRAWAPSSNGFSVLDLRTQTPRNIMRDTGTFIGGFFAVSGNGKKMIVSGHRRGSDPISNQTWNEIVLSEWDAESGAKIDKLVRRKDSVSQTVLAASDDGRFVVTNDYDMLIRRKTVHLWDLTRDTLVSAFDMSRASYANATISADGKTLGIAFMEESKPGSHTVQIIDAPSGKVRLKTASSIVGLAQTMTFSPSGDKLALGSVTIEVFDTKTGALLHTFRGDTQWVKSLAFSPDGNYLLAAGQGGSVILYRFDKPASVTMISSGDEWLVYDGDGYFDASRKGGSLVAAVDGLRSHRIDQLAVRSNRPDLLLERMGLGDPDIIAHFRSRYQRRLEKLGIADESALPTFSTTPEVTLDRVDVEGSVATVKFHVVARGTELLRYNIFVNDVPLFGALGKPTSGKTQHLEERIELGSGRNKIEVSALDVRGGESLRAVRVVERKEAAKGDLYYLAFGVSKYKNSKYDLGYPHKDVTDLGDVLRAGAGHTFTNVHVRTYVNEAATVENVRKAKDFLQKSTVEDTVVLFIAGHGLHANDAAADYYFATHEVDPTRLSETAAPFDVVEDLLMGIRSRKKLFLMDTCESGEREKDEAPSSGIAAAARALVARSARQLELDVARATPSRGAPRRKIYDRERYIYNDLSRRSGAIVISSSRGSEYSYELEEIANGVFTEEILLALTTDRADDNRDGLVSTDELRAHVGRAVPERTDDQQHPTVDRDNLDAVFAFPVVTVAANVVARTDIPHGISAMAGAREEKSNVKAAPAPAPRPHACGCDMTARNGMETSIIAGIFVAALAMLRRAKKRR
- a CDS encoding SDR family oxidoreductase, which codes for MLPGLDKKVAIVTGHRSGIGQAVAALLVEHGVRVHGFDLPDVDLRNLESLGQHVDDVAAREGRIDILINNAGVTHLGNLLNTSIQEMKDVLAVNLEAPFLLMKAVIPHMIRAGGGAIVNNASDQAFIGKRDSSIYGASKAALAQLTMSSALDWGPKKIRVNCVAPGSTDTPMLRKVVEELSAMRGEDLSRVYQAAIPLGRFANPREIAWVVTFLASDAASFMTGTIIPVDGGGVAQ